The genomic stretch AAATTAATCTATGTAAAATCAATTGTTAATAGTTTTCATCAATTATTTACCTAATACCTAACAACTAATACCTAATACCTTCCTCTTAGTAGTGGAATAGGTTAAGGATGGATGTTAAATAACATAAAATTAATGCCTCACTCCATTCTACTGTCGCGCCATAAGTATCTCCCGTGTGTCCTCCTAATTGTTGATAAAACCACCATCCTATTAATAATGGTATAAATCCACCAATTAACATCCTTAAAAGAATAACCTCGATCGAATTATTAAACCAGAAATATTGAATTAATACTAAAGGAATAATAAATAATGAACTAAATATTGTATCAAAAGGTAAATTTAAACTTTCTTTTAAAAATGCCCCTTTTCCTTCCTTTTTTAAATAAGGATACAACACGATCGAGATAAATTGTCCCCAACGAGCCCAAGAAGCTGAAAAAATAAGATAAAACCAAGAATTTTCCCTAATTTCCGTGAGGGTAGCGACTTTTATTAAAATAACCACAATTCCTGCCATCACACCATAAGCACCAGTATTACTATCACTCATCACCCTTAAGCGTTTTTGGGGATTTTGTACCGCTAAACCATCAGCAGTATCCATTACTCCGTCTAAATGTAATCCCCCCGTTAAATATATCCATAAGCTCACCATTAAAATACCTTGAAGGAAAGGAGAAAAGCCCAAAACATCGAAAATATAAGCTATAAAACCTAATAATCCTCCCA from Geminocystis sp. NIES-3709 encodes the following:
- the cobS gene encoding adenosylcobinamide-GDP ribazoletransferase encodes the protein MKKLIPSFFGAILFYTIIPLPTFIPINFSKIAVWLPFVGFLVGGLLGFIAYIFDVLGFSPFLQGILMVSLWIYLTGGLHLDGVMDTADGLAVQNPQKRLRVMSDSNTGAYGVMAGIVVILIKVATLTEIRENSWFYLIFSASWARWGQFISIVLYPYLKKEGKGAFLKESLNLPFDTIFSSLFIIPLVLIQYFWFNNSIEVILLRMLIGGFIPLLIGWWFYQQLGGHTGDTYGATVEWSEALILCYLTSILNLFHY